A genome region from Fervidobacterium changbaicum includes the following:
- a CDS encoding M23 family metallopeptidase encodes MEIRDFGFKFLLSVIVFFIVFTPSLLVALYQLPVDSSYITATFMEFRSTGKIPHFHSGIDFSTFLKEGVPIKAAADGFVRRLEIDLDNIYGNTVVLEHPDGYRTLYAHLSAFADKYEKLANMLREEFGSKRIVVEFLSDDLKVSIGELIGYSGRTGEAAQPHCHFEVRDKEERNIYDPLDFIDKKLLKPVQMGIILKDLIIDGKQYPYSENATYEFSGAYPRIAVEAYTELAKNLLGVKEIKVYFSDDLVYHIILDKLPMEYWEKPNLLYDEHTVMTSLVYRAYYKLYSDEDSPFVRVNKVKQYGGSNYKVSLEIKDAFGNVGKFSFNLQRR; translated from the coding sequence ATGGAAATTAGAGATTTTGGGTTTAAGTTCTTGTTATCAGTTATTGTCTTCTTCATCGTCTTCACACCTTCCTTGTTAGTTGCGCTATACCAGTTGCCGGTTGATAGCTCGTATATAACGGCTACGTTCATGGAATTTCGCTCTACTGGGAAAATACCGCATTTTCACTCTGGAATTGATTTCAGTACGTTTCTTAAAGAAGGCGTTCCGATAAAAGCAGCTGCCGATGGTTTTGTAAGAAGGTTGGAAATAGACTTAGATAACATCTATGGTAACACCGTTGTTTTGGAACATCCTGATGGATATAGAACACTGTACGCCCATCTTTCAGCGTTTGCAGACAAATACGAAAAACTGGCAAATATGCTAAGGGAAGAGTTTGGTTCAAAAAGGATTGTTGTGGAGTTCTTGTCGGACGACTTGAAGGTATCAATCGGTGAGTTAATAGGTTATTCTGGAAGAACTGGCGAAGCAGCTCAACCGCATTGTCATTTCGAGGTGCGAGATAAAGAAGAACGAAATATATATGATCCTTTGGATTTCATTGATAAGAAATTATTGAAGCCTGTCCAGATGGGGATCATCTTGAAAGATTTGATAATTGATGGCAAGCAGTATCCATATTCAGAGAATGCTACATATGAGTTTTCAGGAGCTTATCCAAGAATAGCTGTTGAGGCATACACAGAATTAGCCAAAAATTTACTTGGAGTTAAAGAAATAAAGGTGTACTTTTCGGATGATTTGGTGTATCATATAATACTTGATAAGTTACCTATGGAGTACTGGGAAAAGCCGAATCTTCTCTATGACGAACACACTGTAATGACATCCTTGGTTTACCGTGCGTATTATAAGTTGTACTCTGATGAGGATTCTCCTTTTGTTAGGGTAAATAAGGTAAAGCAGTATGGTGGAAGTAATTACAAAGTGTCTCTTGAAATTAAAGATGCTTTTGGAAATGTTGGTAAGTTTTCTTTCAATCTCCAAAGAAGGTGA
- the hfq gene encoding RNA chaperone Hfq, producing the protein MAKEKFNLQDRFLNIVRTRKIEVKVYLVNGFQAKGIVRSFDNFTVLLENGKQQMLIYKHAISTIQPAQYIMLMKTEEQESEQQEQQEQQDSEDSQE; encoded by the coding sequence GTGGCAAAGGAAAAGTTTAACCTTCAAGATCGCTTTTTGAACATCGTTAGAACGCGCAAGATAGAGGTCAAAGTTTACTTGGTCAACGGCTTTCAAGCTAAGGGGATTGTTAGGTCGTTTGATAACTTTACGGTTCTTTTGGAGAATGGTAAGCAACAGATGCTTATTTACAAACATGCTATCAGTACGATCCAACCTGCTCAGTACATCATGCTTATGAAGACCGAAGAGCAAGAATCGGAACAACAAGAACAACAAGAACAGCAGGATTCTGAAGATTCGCAAGAATAA
- a CDS encoding SHOCT-like domain-containing protein: MDRSELRRVLEAVESGEITPQDAEKLIEALYEKEIGDKYDAEDFVEITKEILEGEELNKSISMTNGKLVIKGKVKGDVSVVNSVVEIQGIINGNLNAVRSKIIWAGGQVDGDVNLILSKEEGTPNVVGKHNIVSFDIPLVNKLFADKVKLQSEREIFIDGEHKIDSLKKEKVIVNGRLSALSIECENLILTGSLTVNNLQAESVVVSKSGILNAEHVELERLVNSGNCNVGVLEAEEITNMGSIEAKEVESERIENSGRMKVKSITGETMENKGETECQDIKLESVENTGLMIIETAKLEVIDNTGEIKVNLLRAETIYNTGTISVQALETDFLKNKGKVSAKLFNCRELEGNPVTKLD, translated from the coding sequence ATGGATAGATCGGAACTAAGGAGAGTACTGGAGGCTGTCGAGAGTGGAGAGATAACCCCCCAGGATGCCGAAAAACTGATAGAGGCGCTCTATGAGAAAGAGATTGGAGATAAATACGATGCAGAAGATTTTGTAGAGATAACAAAGGAAATTCTGGAAGGTGAAGAACTAAACAAAAGCATATCTATGACTAACGGAAAGCTTGTGATCAAAGGTAAGGTCAAAGGTGATGTTTCAGTGGTAAACAGCGTTGTCGAAATCCAAGGGATCATAAACGGGAATCTAAATGCTGTGAGGTCCAAAATAATCTGGGCTGGAGGTCAAGTTGACGGAGATGTAAACTTAATACTTTCAAAAGAGGAAGGCACTCCAAACGTCGTTGGAAAACATAACATCGTGTCTTTTGATATCCCATTAGTTAATAAGCTATTCGCCGATAAAGTCAAGCTTCAGTCCGAGAGAGAAATATTCATCGATGGCGAGCACAAGATAGATTCTCTCAAAAAAGAAAAAGTAATTGTTAACGGAAGACTTTCTGCTCTCTCCATTGAATGCGAAAATCTTATCTTAACAGGCTCACTTACCGTTAACAATTTACAAGCAGAGAGCGTGGTCGTCTCAAAAAGTGGTATACTAAATGCAGAACATGTTGAACTTGAACGTCTCGTGAATAGCGGTAACTGTAATGTTGGAGTCTTAGAAGCTGAGGAAATTACCAATATGGGGAGCATTGAAGCAAAGGAAGTAGAGTCTGAAAGAATAGAGAACTCAGGAAGAATGAAGGTCAAAAGCATTACCGGTGAAACTATGGAAAACAAAGGAGAAACAGAATGTCAAGACATCAAACTCGAATCAGTTGAAAATACAGGCTTGATGATAATTGAAACGGCGAAATTGGAAGTGATCGATAACACCGGCGAAATAAAGGTAAATTTATTAAGGGCGGAAACAATTTATAACACAGGTACGATAAGTGTACAAGCACTGGAAACTGACTTCTTGAAAAACAAAGGTAAGGTCAGTGCTAAATTGTTCAATTGCAGAGAGCTCGAAGGAAATCCTGTAACCAAGTTGGATTAA
- the hflX gene encoding GTPase HflX — translation MTKFRKKGLIIAVAHDINLKTNESLEELELLCKTLGIDVLEKVVQRREKPDPATYIGSGKLEKIKKLCDENQIDVVVFDDEITPVQQRNLESILKVPVLDRTQVILEIFSKHATTYEGKIQVEMAKLVYELPRLRGKGLYLSNPGAGIGTRGPGETALELDRRKLKQRIAVLRKELNKLKINRENTRRARLSSGYYLVSIVGYTNAGKSTLLSALSKESDILVSDKLFSTLNPTIRKVKLPSGRCCLVGDTVGFISKLPHTLVEAFHSTLEEILYSDLLLLVVDISDPFYKDKIAASYDVLQEIGAYEKPKMLVFNKIDALPEDKVELIRYEYPEAVYISAKHRIGFDDLFLKLESYFKSFDVHLNIKMAHSDYGLVSKYFEYVRIEELSSSDGYDFVQISGPESIVLKIKNILDSRTENNCFKESTMQN, via the coding sequence ATGACAAAGTTTAGGAAGAAGGGGTTAATAATAGCGGTTGCGCATGATATTAACCTTAAAACGAATGAATCACTTGAGGAATTAGAACTGCTTTGTAAGACGTTAGGGATTGATGTTTTAGAAAAGGTTGTTCAGCGCAGGGAAAAACCCGACCCGGCAACTTACATTGGCAGCGGTAAACTCGAGAAGATAAAAAAACTCTGCGATGAAAACCAAATAGATGTTGTTGTGTTCGATGATGAGATTACACCTGTTCAGCAAAGAAACTTAGAAAGTATCCTAAAAGTCCCTGTTCTCGACAGAACGCAGGTAATTTTGGAAATTTTTTCCAAACATGCGACAACTTACGAAGGAAAAATACAAGTAGAAATGGCAAAGCTAGTTTATGAGCTACCTCGACTTAGGGGTAAAGGTTTGTATTTATCCAATCCTGGAGCAGGAATAGGTACTAGAGGACCTGGCGAGACTGCTCTTGAACTCGATAGAAGGAAGTTGAAACAAAGGATCGCAGTGCTAAGGAAAGAACTAAATAAGTTGAAAATTAACAGGGAAAATACGAGAAGAGCAAGGTTGTCGAGTGGCTATTACCTTGTTTCAATCGTTGGTTATACGAATGCAGGAAAGAGCACGCTTTTGAGTGCTTTGTCCAAAGAAAGTGATATACTCGTTTCTGACAAACTTTTCTCAACGTTGAACCCTACCATTCGAAAAGTTAAGTTACCAAGTGGTCGATGTTGTCTTGTAGGTGATACGGTCGGGTTCATAAGTAAACTGCCGCATACACTTGTCGAGGCTTTTCATTCTACACTGGAAGAGATTTTGTACTCGGACCTTCTTTTGCTTGTGGTCGATATTTCGGATCCATTTTATAAGGACAAAATTGCCGCATCGTACGATGTTTTGCAAGAGATAGGAGCATATGAAAAACCAAAGATGCTTGTTTTTAACAAAATAGATGCTCTGCCTGAAGACAAAGTCGAACTCATAAGGTACGAATATCCCGAGGCGGTTTATATATCAGCTAAACACAGAATAGGTTTTGATGATTTATTCTTAAAACTGGAAAGTTATTTTAAATCGTTCGACGTGCACCTGAATATCAAAATGGCTCATAGTGATTATGGACTTGTTTCTAAGTACTTTGAATATGTGAGGATAGAAGAATTGAGCTCGTCCGATGGTTATGACTTCGTTCAGATAAGTGGTCCCGAAAGTATTGTGTTAAAAATAAAAAATATCTTGGATTCAAGAACTGAGAATAATTGCTTTAAGGAGTCAACTATGCAAAATTAA
- a CDS encoding IS110 family transposase has product MNNFSIFVGIDVSKDKFNVCAISNPSSIIFESSFDMSQQGFSSFANKLSAFPKQSIIIAMESTGCYHLNLLAFLSSNDFACAVFNPLTVKNFASLRKTKTDKIDARIIATALFYLQHQIPSSAFVNSELRDIVRARENIIHRIAKVKGNIEKLLNVLFPELERVTNIYSDTILNLLSHFPSAKAIQKARNLDVFFSKDRGRSTKLNAQKLKELANNSIAQYWPMKEKILVQNIKELQFLQQQLEEYDKMMKEYCECSAINLDIEILTSIPGIGENSAMHFLAEVGDISRFSTYKKLIAYCGLDPSIAQSGKSKVEGHISKRGNAHLRRILWLMAVSVVIHNEYFRTYYERKRQQGLPYKKAIMSVVHKLLRTLYAMLRKKEKFNIDYAISHSKQKFNFA; this is encoded by the coding sequence ATGAATAACTTCTCCATATTCGTCGGCATCGATGTTTCCAAGGATAAGTTCAACGTCTGCGCTATCTCTAATCCCAGTTCCATCATCTTCGAATCTTCTTTCGATATGTCCCAGCAAGGCTTTTCCTCCTTCGCAAACAAACTCTCTGCCTTCCCAAAACAATCCATCATCATCGCTATGGAATCTACTGGCTGTTATCATCTCAACCTTCTGGCTTTCCTTTCTTCCAACGACTTTGCTTGCGCTGTTTTTAATCCTCTAACTGTTAAAAACTTTGCTTCTCTTCGAAAGACCAAAACCGACAAAATCGATGCTCGCATTATCGCTACTGCTTTGTTTTACCTACAACATCAAATTCCTTCTTCTGCTTTTGTCAACTCTGAGCTTCGTGATATTGTCAGAGCACGCGAAAACATTATCCACCGCATCGCAAAAGTTAAAGGCAATATCGAAAAACTGCTCAACGTTCTTTTCCCTGAACTCGAAAGAGTTACCAATATCTACAGTGACACTATCCTCAATCTTCTTTCTCATTTCCCTTCTGCCAAGGCTATTCAAAAGGCTCGTAATCTGGATGTGTTCTTTTCCAAAGACCGTGGCAGAAGTACAAAACTTAATGCTCAAAAACTTAAAGAACTCGCTAATAACTCGATTGCTCAATATTGGCCGATGAAAGAAAAGATTCTTGTGCAAAATATCAAAGAACTACAATTTTTACAGCAACAGCTTGAAGAATACGACAAGATGATGAAAGAATATTGCGAATGTAGTGCGATAAACCTTGATATCGAGATACTCACGTCAATACCAGGTATTGGTGAAAACAGCGCGATGCATTTCTTGGCAGAAGTTGGAGATATCTCAAGATTTAGTACATACAAAAAACTCATTGCGTATTGTGGACTCGATCCAAGCATTGCCCAATCAGGCAAAAGCAAAGTAGAAGGACACATATCGAAAAGGGGCAATGCCCACCTAAGACGAATACTATGGCTAATGGCAGTGAGTGTAGTGATTCACAACGAATATTTCCGAACATACTATGAACGAAAAAGGCAGCAAGGTTTACCGTACAAAAAAGCGATAATGTCAGTAGTACACAAGTTATTGCGAACGTTGTACGCAATGTTGAGAAAGAAAGAGAAGTTCAATATTGATTATGCTATCTCACACTCAAAACAAAAATTTAATTTTGCATAG
- a CDS encoding DUF2089 domain-containing protein, producing the protein MLPRCPVCGKPMKVIQLRCDDDGVTVSGSFEAPSFAYLDEEDTRFIMMFLRTKGNLKEMERLTGIGYFALRGRLDKVLEKMGLTPIEEDEEQVDSNDVYKLLKEKKITVEEAIALLKKKRGETDGRTSE; encoded by the coding sequence ATGTTACCAAGGTGTCCAGTATGTGGAAAGCCGATGAAAGTAATTCAGTTAAGATGTGACGATGATGGTGTGACCGTTAGTGGTTCATTTGAAGCGCCTTCGTTTGCTTATCTCGATGAAGAAGATACGAGGTTTATTATGATGTTCTTGAGAACAAAAGGAAACTTAAAAGAAATGGAAAGACTCACTGGGATTGGTTACTTTGCACTTAGAGGAAGACTCGACAAAGTTTTGGAAAAGATGGGACTTACACCTATTGAGGAAGATGAAGAGCAGGTTGACTCCAACGATGTCTACAAGCTACTTAAAGAAAAGAAGATCACGGTTGAAGAAGCTATTGCTCTTTTGAAAAAGAAGAGAGGTGAAACCGATGGGAGAACTTCCGAATGA